From a single Streptomyces sp. NBC_00377 genomic region:
- a CDS encoding AI-2E family transporter — MHLLPVPARRFAAWCAVILLASGVGYVGIRLCAELRTAVTPVLLALLGTALLRPLYRRLVRAGVPRSLSAGLTCVAVVAVVGGAVYIVVAALIDSGDQIVAALRSASRGVAEHFGAAGTSLDDLASNAKELLTKFGGTAASNVISGVSVVGESIAMAVLALLLVFFFLRDSHRAVGTLRSVAPRGTGDTLEAMARRAFRAVEGFMRGTTFIAFIDAVCITIGLLVLDVPGAVGLGALVFVGAYIPYLGAFLSGAVAVLVALADRGFVIALWALGVVLAVQVLEGHVLQPMIQSRTVQMHPAVVMVAITAGASVAGILGMLLAVPVTAAAFGVVHELRGRYEVSGEPVSDEDVSGGYASEPPSAEDA; from the coding sequence GTGCACCTGCTCCCCGTCCCCGCTCGCCGGTTCGCCGCCTGGTGCGCCGTGATCCTTCTGGCGTCGGGTGTCGGGTACGTGGGGATCCGGCTGTGCGCCGAGCTTCGTACGGCCGTCACGCCCGTCCTGCTCGCGTTGCTGGGGACCGCGCTGCTCAGGCCGCTGTACCGGAGGCTGGTGAGGGCCGGGGTGCCCCGGTCGCTGTCGGCGGGGCTGACGTGTGTCGCCGTCGTCGCCGTGGTCGGCGGTGCCGTGTACATCGTCGTCGCCGCGCTGATCGACAGCGGGGATCAGATCGTCGCCGCGCTCAGGTCGGCGTCGCGGGGTGTGGCCGAGCACTTCGGTGCCGCCGGGACCTCGCTCGACGACCTCGCGTCCAACGCGAAGGAACTGCTCACCAAGTTCGGGGGGACGGCCGCCTCCAACGTCATCAGCGGGGTCAGCGTCGTCGGCGAGAGCATCGCGATGGCCGTGCTGGCGCTGCTGCTCGTCTTCTTCTTCCTGCGGGACTCGCACCGGGCCGTCGGCACGCTGCGGTCGGTCGCTCCGCGCGGGACCGGCGACACCCTGGAGGCCATGGCCCGGCGGGCCTTCCGCGCGGTGGAGGGGTTCATGCGCGGTACGACCTTCATCGCCTTCATCGACGCCGTCTGCATCACGATCGGGCTGCTCGTCCTCGATGTGCCGGGCGCGGTCGGGCTGGGCGCCCTGGTCTTCGTCGGTGCCTACATCCCCTATCTCGGCGCCTTCCTCTCCGGGGCCGTCGCCGTGCTGGTCGCGCTCGCGGACCGCGGCTTCGTGATCGCGCTGTGGGCGCTCGGGGTGGTGCTCGCCGTGCAGGTGCTGGAGGGGCATGTGCTTCAGCCGATGATCCAGAGCCGGACCGTGCAGATGCATCCGGCGGTGGTGATGGTCGCCATCACGGCCGGGGCCTCCGTGGCCGGCATCCTGGGCATGTTGTTGGCCGTCCCCGTGACGGCCGCCGCTTTCGGGGTCGTGCACGAGCTGCGGGGGCGCTACGAGGTCTCCGGCGAACCCGTCTCCGACGAGGATGTCTCCGGCGGGTACGCGTCGGAGCCACCCTCGGCGGAGGACGCGTAA
- a CDS encoding BRO-N domain-containing protein: protein MYEQNNTPPPDRSAARQDAIDVNDFVFAATGARLRRLTLPHGEHWFVAADVATQLGYANTRQALLAHVPANCHTALSDLARSVYGADASRKIAVHGLKKSMRMVNLKGLISLVNGCSKPECAPFKAWVDEVIQTVQQQGSYSLEPAPGRPAPVGGTAYVMPEQVVEAIVRLEERNLYADEMLAAATGERNDLLRQITDSQNRMADALRDIAEALRRPGHSAPTPGLTAQQLLDTWKKRHLLVTDDVHTVAAVLAPALARGEARYRVEEIAARTGMSQDRVHDCLRMLLKRGCMRQTGCSTDGAPVYVLP, encoded by the coding sequence ATGTACGAGCAGAACAACACACCGCCGCCGGACCGGTCGGCGGCACGGCAGGACGCGATCGATGTCAACGACTTCGTGTTCGCGGCGACGGGGGCGCGGCTGCGGAGGCTGACGCTGCCGCATGGGGAGCACTGGTTCGTGGCGGCGGACGTGGCTACGCAACTCGGGTACGCAAACACGCGCCAAGCGCTCCTTGCTCATGTTCCAGCAAACTGTCACACAGCACTGAGCGATCTTGCTCGAAGTGTCTATGGAGCAGACGCTTCACGCAAGATTGCAGTTCACGGGCTCAAGAAGTCGATGAGGATGGTGAACCTAAAAGGGCTCATCAGCCTCGTCAACGGTTGCAGCAAACCCGAGTGCGCACCATTCAAAGCCTGGGTCGACGAAGTCATCCAGACCGTCCAACAGCAGGGCTCCTACTCCCTGGAACCGGCCCCCGGACGACCCGCCCCCGTCGGCGGTACCGCGTACGTCATGCCCGAGCAGGTCGTCGAAGCCATCGTGCGGCTCGAGGAGCGCAACCTGTATGCGGACGAGATGCTGGCGGCCGCCACAGGGGAGCGCAACGACCTGCTGCGGCAGATCACCGACAGCCAGAACAGGATGGCCGACGCGCTGAGGGACATCGCCGAAGCCCTCAGGCGGCCCGGCCACAGCGCCCCCACGCCTGGACTGACTGCCCAGCAGCTTCTCGACACGTGGAAGAAGAGGCACCTCCTCGTCACGGATGACGTGCACACAGTCGCCGCCGTCCTCGCCCCGGCACTGGCGCGTGGTGAGGCCCGCTACCGCGTCGAGGAGATCGCCGCCCGGACCGGTATGTCGCAGGATCGCGTCCACGACTGCCTGCGCATGCTGCTCAAGCGCGGCTGTATGCGGCAGACCGGCTGCTCCACTGACGGAGCGCCCGTCTACGTACTGCCGTAG
- a CDS encoding pirin family protein produces the protein MPAVTVENPLTLPRVTAAADAVARPVLTVTTAPSGFEGEGFPVRRAFAGINYRHLDPFIMMDQMGEVEYAPGEPKGTPWHPHRGFETVTYIIDGIFDHQDSQGGGGTITNGDTQWMTAGSGLLHIEAPPESLVMSGGLFHGLQLWVNLPAKDKMMAPRYQDIRGGSVQLLASPDGGALLRVIAGELDGHAGPGITHTPITMVHATLAPGAELTLPWREDFNGLAYVLAGRGAVGAERRPIHMGQTAVFGAGSSLTVRADEKQDSHTPDLEVVLLGGQPIREPMAHYGPFVMNTRDELQQAFEDFQKGRLGTIPAVHGMTAEGI, from the coding sequence ATGCCTGCAGTGACCGTCGAGAACCCGCTGACCCTGCCGCGCGTCACGGCGGCGGCCGACGCTGTCGCCCGTCCCGTGCTGACCGTCACGACCGCGCCCAGCGGCTTCGAGGGCGAGGGCTTCCCGGTGCGCCGCGCGTTCGCCGGGATCAACTACCGCCACCTCGACCCGTTCATCATGATGGACCAGATGGGCGAGGTGGAGTACGCGCCGGGCGAGCCGAAGGGCACCCCCTGGCACCCGCACCGCGGCTTCGAGACCGTCACCTACATCATCGACGGGATCTTCGACCACCAGGACAGCCAGGGCGGCGGCGGCACCATCACCAACGGCGACACCCAGTGGATGACGGCCGGCTCGGGCCTCCTCCACATCGAGGCGCCGCCGGAGTCGCTGGTCATGTCCGGCGGTCTCTTCCACGGCCTCCAGCTGTGGGTGAACCTGCCGGCCAAGGACAAGATGATGGCCCCGCGCTACCAGGACATCCGCGGCGGCAGCGTCCAGCTGCTCGCCTCCCCCGACGGCGGTGCGCTCCTGCGCGTCATCGCGGGCGAGCTCGACGGTCACGCCGGTCCCGGCATCACCCACACCCCGATCACGATGGTCCACGCGACCCTCGCGCCGGGTGCGGAACTCACTCTTCCGTGGCGCGAGGACTTCAACGGCCTCGCGTACGTCCTGGCGGGTCGCGGTGCGGTCGGCGCCGAGCGCCGCCCGATCCACATGGGGCAGACGGCGGTCTTCGGCGCGGGCTCCTCGCTGACGGTCCGCGCGGACGAGAAGCAGGACTCCCACACGCCCGACCTGGAGGTCGTGCTCCTCGGTGGTCAGCCGATCCGTGAGCCGATGGCCCACTACGGCCCGTTCGTGATGAACACCAGGGACGAGCTCCAGCAGGCCTTCGAGGACTTCCAGAAGGGCCGCCTGGGCACGATTCCGGCGGTGCACGGGATGACGGCGGAGGGCATCTAG
- a CDS encoding SseB family protein → MYGYGQPMDGGAAQQQYAPPQQPMAGGHGGYGQQPPLYPEPSPPSLADAVRAFTTGQLAAEDFQQVFATSKVYCPRGDNPGFLALHNTQQPVIPMFTSLKELRRYAGKESKYFVITGSEMIDLLPTGYGFVLDMEGEHRMVFDAKAVEQMVEFAMRRMYG, encoded by the coding sequence ATGTACGGATACGGCCAGCCCATGGACGGCGGTGCTGCACAGCAGCAGTACGCCCCGCCGCAGCAGCCGATGGCCGGCGGCCACGGCGGGTACGGTCAGCAGCCGCCGCTCTACCCCGAGCCGTCCCCGCCGTCCCTCGCGGACGCGGTGCGGGCCTTCACCACCGGGCAGCTGGCCGCGGAGGACTTCCAGCAGGTCTTCGCGACGTCCAAGGTCTACTGCCCGCGCGGCGACAATCCCGGCTTCCTCGCCCTGCACAACACCCAGCAGCCGGTGATCCCGATGTTCACCTCGCTCAAGGAGCTGCGCCGGTACGCGGGCAAGGAGTCCAAGTACTTCGTGATCACCGGCTCCGAGATGATCGACCTGCTGCCCACCGGCTACGGCTTCGTCCTGGACATGGAGGGCGAGCACCGGATGGTGTTCGACGCGAAGGCGGTCGAGCAGATGGTCGAGTTCGCGATGCGGCGGATGTACGGCTGA
- a CDS encoding acyl-CoA dehydrogenase has product MGHYKSNLRDIEFNLFEVLGRDKLYGTGPFGEMDTETAKSVLEELTRLAENELAESFTDADRNPPVFDPETNSAPVPASFKKSYQAFMDSEYWRLGLPEEIGGTTAPPSLIWAYAELILGANPAVWMYSSGPAFAGILFDEGNDVQKKIAQIAVDRQWGSTMVLTEPDAGSDVGAGRTKAVQQEDGTWHIEGVKRFITSGEHDMSENILHYVLARPEGAGPGTKGLSLFLVPKYEFDFETGELGERNGVYATNVEHKMGLKASNTCEMTFGDRHPAKGWLIGDKHDGIRQMFRIIEFARMMVGTKAISTLSTGYLNALEYAKERVQGSDLAQFGDKAAPKVTITHHPDVRRSLITQKAYAEGMRALVLYTASIQDAIAVKETNGEDAKTEHALNDLLLPIVKGYGSEKGYEQLAQSLQTFGGSGFLQEYPIEQYIRDAKIDTLYEGTTAIQGQDFFFRKIVRNQGAALNSLAEDIKKFLALGTGGEQLAGAREHLAKAAVELEAIVGLMLTDLAATEQDVKNIYKVGLNTTRLLLASGDVIVGYLLLKGAAIAAEKLESASTKALSAKDVAFYTGKIAAAKFFAADVLPGVTLARKVAAGVELDLMELDEAAF; this is encoded by the coding sequence ATGGGGCACTACAAGTCGAATCTCCGCGACATCGAGTTCAACCTCTTCGAGGTGCTCGGGCGCGACAAGCTGTACGGCACCGGCCCGTTCGGGGAGATGGACACCGAGACCGCGAAGAGCGTCCTCGAGGAGCTGACCCGCCTCGCGGAGAACGAGCTGGCGGAGTCCTTCACTGACGCCGACCGCAACCCGCCGGTCTTCGACCCCGAGACCAACTCCGCGCCGGTGCCCGCGTCGTTCAAGAAGAGCTACCAGGCCTTCATGGACTCCGAGTACTGGCGGCTGGGCCTGCCGGAGGAGATCGGTGGCACGACCGCCCCGCCGTCCCTGATCTGGGCGTACGCGGAGCTCATCCTCGGTGCGAACCCGGCCGTGTGGATGTACTCCTCCGGCCCGGCCTTCGCCGGCATCCTCTTCGACGAGGGCAACGACGTCCAGAAGAAGATCGCGCAGATCGCCGTCGACCGGCAGTGGGGTTCCACGATGGTCCTCACCGAGCCGGACGCCGGCTCGGACGTCGGCGCGGGCCGCACCAAGGCGGTCCAGCAGGAGGACGGCACCTGGCACATCGAGGGCGTCAAGCGCTTCATCACGTCCGGTGAGCACGACATGTCGGAGAACATCCTCCACTACGTCCTCGCCCGCCCCGAGGGCGCCGGCCCCGGCACCAAGGGCCTGTCCCTCTTCCTCGTCCCGAAGTACGAGTTCGACTTCGAGACCGGCGAGCTGGGCGAGCGCAACGGCGTGTACGCCACGAACGTCGAGCACAAGATGGGCCTCAAGGCCTCCAACACCTGCGAGATGACGTTCGGCGACCGGCACCCCGCCAAGGGCTGGCTGATCGGTGACAAGCACGACGGCATCCGCCAGATGTTCCGCATCATCGAGTTCGCCCGCATGATGGTCGGCACGAAGGCCATCTCCACCCTGTCGACCGGCTACCTCAACGCGCTGGAGTACGCCAAGGAGCGCGTCCAGGGCTCGGACCTCGCGCAGTTCGGCGACAAGGCCGCGCCGAAGGTCACCATCACGCACCACCCCGACGTGCGCCGCTCGCTGATCACGCAGAAGGCGTACGCGGAGGGCATGCGCGCCCTCGTCCTCTACACGGCCTCGATCCAGGACGCGATCGCCGTCAAGGAGACGAACGGCGAGGACGCGAAGACCGAGCACGCGCTCAACGACCTGCTCCTGCCGATCGTCAAGGGCTACGGCTCCGAGAAGGGCTACGAGCAGCTCGCCCAGTCGCTCCAGACGTTCGGCGGCTCCGGGTTCCTCCAGGAGTACCCGATCGAGCAGTACATCCGTGACGCCAAGATCGACACCCTGTACGAGGGCACCACGGCGATCCAGGGCCAGGACTTCTTCTTCCGGAAGATCGTCCGCAACCAGGGCGCCGCCCTGAACTCGCTCGCCGAGGACATCAAGAAGTTCCTGGCACTCGGCACCGGCGGCGAGCAGCTGGCCGGCGCCCGTGAGCACCTGGCCAAGGCCGCCGTCGAGCTGGAGGCCATCGTCGGCCTGATGCTGACCGACCTCGCGGCCACCGAGCAGGACGTCAAGAACATCTACAAGGTGGGCCTGAACACCACCCGCCTGCTGCTCGCCTCCGGCGACGTCATCGTCGGCTACCTGCTCCTCAAGGGCGCGGCCATCGCCGCCGAGAAGCTGGAGTCGGCCTCCACGAAGGCCCTGTCCGCCAAGGACGTGGCCTTCTACACCGGCAAGATCGCGGCGGCGAAGTTCTTCGCGGCCGACGTCCTGCCGGGCGTCACCCTGGCCCGCAAGGTCGCCGCGGGCGTCGAGCTCGACCTGATGGAGCTGGACGAGGCCGCCTTCTAG
- a CDS encoding M18 family aminopeptidase has translation MSAPSRFDRGHTDDLMTFLTASPSPYHAVANAAERLEKAGFRQVSETDAWDAEASAASAAGTGGRYVLRGGAIVAWYVPEGAAPHTPFRIIGAHTDSPNLRVKPQPDSGAHGWRQVAVEIYGGPLLNSWLDRDLGLAGRLTLRDGSTRLVDVGRPLLRVPQLAIHLDRAVNTDGLKLDKQRHLQPVWGLGGDVRDGDLIAFLEQEAGLTAGQVTGWDLMAHSVEPPAYLGRDEELVAGPRMDNLLSVHAGTAALTAVATGGESLPYIPVLAAFDHEENGSQSDTGADGPLLGNVLERSVFARGGSYEDRARAFAGTVCLSSDTGHAVHPNYAERHDPTHHPRVNGGPILKVNVNNRYATDGSGRAIFAAACEKAGVPFQNFVSNNSMPCGTTIGPITAARHGIRTVDIGVAILSMHSARELCGDADPYLLANALVAFLEG, from the coding sequence ATGAGCGCACCCTCCCGCTTCGACCGCGGCCACACCGACGACCTCATGACGTTCCTGACGGCGAGCCCGTCGCCGTACCACGCCGTGGCGAACGCGGCCGAACGCCTGGAGAAGGCCGGGTTCCGGCAGGTCTCGGAGACGGACGCCTGGGACGCCGAGGCATCGGCGGCCTCCGCCGCGGGGACCGGTGGCCGATACGTGCTGCGCGGGGGAGCGATCGTGGCCTGGTATGTCCCGGAGGGCGCCGCGCCGCACACACCGTTCCGGATCATCGGTGCGCACACCGACTCCCCGAACCTGCGCGTCAAGCCGCAGCCCGACTCCGGGGCGCACGGCTGGCGCCAGGTGGCCGTGGAGATCTACGGCGGTCCGCTGCTCAACTCCTGGCTCGACCGCGACCTGGGCCTGGCGGGCCGGCTGACCCTGCGGGACGGCTCCACGCGCCTGGTCGACGTCGGCCGCCCGCTGCTGCGCGTCCCCCAGCTCGCCATCCATCTGGACCGGGCGGTCAACACCGACGGACTCAAGCTCGACAAGCAGCGCCATCTCCAGCCGGTCTGGGGTCTGGGGGGCGATGTGCGCGACGGCGACCTCATCGCCTTCCTGGAGCAGGAGGCCGGGCTGACCGCGGGCCAGGTCACCGGCTGGGATCTGATGGCGCACTCCGTGGAACCGCCCGCCTATCTGGGCCGTGACGAGGAGCTGGTGGCCGGCCCCCGGATGGACAACCTGCTGTCCGTGCACGCCGGCACGGCGGCGCTGACGGCCGTGGCGACCGGCGGCGAGAGCCTGCCGTACATCCCGGTGCTGGCAGCGTTCGACCACGAGGAGAACGGCTCGCAGTCGGACACCGGCGCGGACGGCCCGCTGCTGGGCAACGTGCTGGAGCGTTCGGTGTTCGCGCGCGGTGGGTCGTACGAGGACCGGGCGAGAGCCTTCGCGGGGACCGTCTGTCTGTCCTCCGACACCGGTCACGCCGTCCACCCCAACTACGCGGAGCGGCACGACCCCACGCACCATCCAAGGGTCAACGGCGGCCCGATCCTCAAGGTCAACGTCAACAACCGCTACGCGACGGACGGTTCAGGCCGGGCGATCTTCGCCGCCGCCTGCGAGAAGGCGGGCGTGCCGTTCCAGAACTTCGTCTCCAACAACTCCATGCCGTGCGGCACGACCATCGGCCCGATCACCGCGGCCCGGCACGGCATCCGCACGGTCGACATCGGCGTGGCCATCCTGTCGATGCACAGTGCCCGGGAGTTGTGCGGTGACGCCGACCCGTACCTGCTGGCCAACGCGCTGGTGGCGTTCCTGGAGGGCTAG
- a CDS encoding DUF6458 family protein, with protein sequence MGLGGCIILIAVGAILTFATDWDMQGVNLDLVGVILMIVGLIGVTTFSSIARRRRVMVPPASTTVVETERHRRGDGYNDGYGA encoded by the coding sequence ATGGGCCTCGGCGGGTGCATCATCCTCATCGCCGTGGGAGCCATCCTCACGTTCGCGACCGACTGGGACATGCAGGGCGTCAACCTCGACCTGGTCGGCGTCATCCTGATGATCGTCGGTCTGATCGGCGTGACGACGTTCAGCAGCATCGCCCGGCGCCGCCGGGTGATGGTGCCTCCGGCCTCGACCACGGTCGTCGAGACGGAGCGGCACCGACGCGGCGACGGCTACAACGACGGCTACGGCGCCTGA
- a CDS encoding LURP-one-related/scramblase family protein, with translation MRFLVRDRLLGIGDDYWIEDDHGNKVYLVDGKAMRLRDTFELKDTRGRVLIDIHQKMFALRDTMVIERDGEPLATIRRKRLSLLRNHYRVALSDGRTELDVSGKILDREFAVEYDGELLAVVSRRWLHLRETYGVDVVREDADPALLIAVAVCVIHLADKERED, from the coding sequence ATGAGATTCCTCGTGCGCGACCGACTCCTCGGCATCGGTGACGACTACTGGATCGAGGACGACCACGGCAACAAGGTGTACCTCGTCGACGGCAAGGCGATGCGACTGCGGGACACCTTCGAGCTGAAGGACACCCGGGGGCGGGTCCTGATCGACATTCACCAGAAGATGTTCGCCCTGCGGGACACGATGGTGATCGAGCGGGACGGCGAGCCGCTGGCCACGATCCGGCGCAAGCGCCTGTCGCTGCTGCGCAACCACTACCGGGTGGCCCTGTCGGACGGCCGCACCGAACTCGACGTCAGCGGCAAGATCCTCGACCGGGAGTTCGCGGTCGAGTACGACGGCGAACTGCTGGCCGTCGTCTCCCGGCGGTGGCTGCACCTGCGCGAGACCTACGGAGTCGACGTCGTACGGGAGGACGCGGACCCGGCGCTGCTCATCGCGGTGGCGGTCTGCGTGATCCACCTCGCCGACAAGGAGCGGGAGGACTAG